Proteins from one Solidesulfovibrio sp. genomic window:
- a CDS encoding glycosyltransferase produces MTDCRVIKRTINCITGAICVAVQSEFIPSYGELYQEGRCFVLQANGSHNPSELHGEVPHNCNIFDFFILRIFFEKTGADQVTEVYEERIQFERTPGPVTPDPEINLSFCIPTYNRGQRVREAVESILASERQDIEVVVSDNCSTDDTISLLSTITDPRLKVFSNSRNYGAVRNLHMAMAHGRGQFVYLHSDEDTIATEELPNFIGFLNEHPEIGAGIASVMGAHRFPATKVFDKGKASLLRAAVGITYLGGFFFKRSALVLDFLFPEYDNPAFLYPFEILLWSNIRDACLCLYAPIVTKRGKSEKSFISPCKGRHFNHPTNLIDQYLYRCKLFTKLATGCCDEESMQLAFKNFRRWMLVQNFIFCFDLPLEEKLELVWLIHKHVPEVLSENIIKSLFAQIFGIQILNQNNDEEAAQWLRKAIEFDTRNFEAGFLLASILEKNNDKEELDNIYRYIIKNTPRRSFHLVRIYNEFKKRNRPEEMKQICVLLEDPQLMTPTSILESL; encoded by the coding sequence ATGACTGATTGTCGTGTCATTAAACGAACAATAAATTGCATTACTGGGGCTATATGTGTCGCTGTACAGTCGGAATTCATTCCATCATATGGCGAACTCTATCAAGAGGGGCGATGTTTTGTCCTTCAGGCAAATGGATCACACAATCCATCCGAACTGCATGGCGAAGTTCCTCATAATTGTAATATATTTGACTTTTTTATTCTGCGCATTTTTTTTGAAAAAACAGGTGCCGATCAAGTCACGGAGGTTTACGAGGAGCGCATTCAATTCGAGCGAACGCCAGGGCCCGTGACACCAGATCCGGAGATAAACCTGTCATTTTGTATTCCTACATACAATCGAGGACAACGGGTCCGTGAAGCGGTAGAAAGTATTTTGGCAAGTGAACGCCAGGATATAGAAGTCGTCGTAAGCGACAATTGCTCGACGGATGACACGATTTCATTGCTCAGCACGATTACGGATCCCCGCCTGAAAGTCTTTTCAAATAGCCGAAACTATGGAGCCGTACGGAATCTTCATATGGCCATGGCGCATGGACGCGGCCAATTCGTCTATCTCCATTCGGACGAAGATACCATTGCAACTGAAGAACTGCCCAACTTCATTGGTTTTTTGAACGAACATCCTGAAATCGGCGCAGGTATAGCGTCTGTCATGGGTGCCCATAGGTTCCCCGCGACAAAAGTCTTTGACAAAGGCAAGGCGTCCCTTCTTCGCGCGGCGGTGGGAATCACGTATCTTGGAGGTTTTTTCTTCAAGAGAAGCGCACTCGTCCTGGATTTTCTTTTTCCGGAATACGACAATCCGGCGTTCCTCTATCCTTTTGAGATTCTTCTTTGGAGCAATATTCGGGATGCCTGCCTTTGTTTGTATGCACCGATAGTGACAAAGCGCGGAAAAAGTGAGAAAAGCTTTATATCGCCATGCAAAGGACGGCATTTTAACCATCCAACCAATCTTATTGACCAATATCTTTACAGATGTAAGTTGTTTACTAAATTGGCAACAGGCTGTTGCGATGAAGAAAGCATGCAATTAGCCTTCAAGAATTTTCGAAGATGGATGTTGGTTCAAAATTTTATTTTCTGCTTTGATTTGCCATTGGAAGAAAAACTGGAATTGGTCTGGCTTATTCATAAGCACGTCCCCGAGGTATTGTCTGAAAACATCATAAAATCGTTATTCGCTCAAATTTTTGGCATCCAAATTCTTAATCAAAACAACGATGAAGAAGCAGCGCAATGGCTACGAAAGGCTATAGAATTTGATACGAGAAATTTTGAAGCAGGATTTCTACTTGCCAGCATTCTCGAAAAGAACAACGACAAGGAAGAGCTTGACAATATATACAGGTATATCATTAAAAATACGCCAAGGCGTTCCTTCCATCTTGTCCGCATTTACAATGAATTCAAGAAAAGAAACCGTCCCGAGGAGATGAAACAGATTTGCGTGCTCCTAGAGGACCCACAACTTATGACGCCCACGAGCATATTGGAGTCGCTCTAA
- the rfbF gene encoding glucose-1-phosphate cytidylyltransferase — MKAVILAGGLGTRISEETSLRPKPMIEIGGKPIIWHIMKIFSAQGINEFIICLGYRGYVIKEYFANYFLHFSDVTFDMSNNTMNVHEKKCEPWLVTLIETGESTMTGGRLKRVAPYLGDEDFCFTYGDGLADVNIPQLISQHQRSGLLATMTAVQPPGRFGALVLRDNLVHRFQEKPLGDGGWINGGFFVLSPKVVEYIDGDQSIWERTPLETLANVGQLGAFKHEGFWYAMDTLRDKIRLEDLWASGKAPWKVW; from the coding sequence ATGAAAGCAGTCATTCTCGCCGGTGGTCTTGGCACACGGATCAGTGAAGAAACATCCCTCAGGCCCAAACCCATGATCGAGATCGGTGGCAAGCCCATCATCTGGCACATCATGAAAATTTTCTCGGCCCAGGGTATCAATGAATTCATCATTTGCCTGGGGTATCGGGGATATGTCATAAAAGAATACTTCGCCAACTATTTTCTCCATTTTTCTGACGTGACGTTCGACATGAGCAACAACACCATGAACGTTCACGAAAAAAAATGCGAACCGTGGTTGGTGACCCTTATCGAGACGGGCGAATCCACGATGACCGGGGGCAGATTGAAACGCGTCGCCCCGTATCTGGGAGACGAGGATTTCTGCTTCACCTATGGCGACGGGCTCGCCGACGTGAACATCCCACAATTGATCAGTCAGCATCAACGCTCGGGACTGCTGGCGACCATGACGGCCGTCCAACCTCCGGGACGTTTTGGGGCTCTGGTTCTTCGAGACAATCTCGTCCATCGTTTTCAGGAAAAGCCGCTGGGCGACGGCGGCTGGATCAACGGCGGATTCTTCGTCCTTTCGCCAAAAGTCGTCGAGTATATCGACGGGGATCAGTCCATCTGGGAGCGCACCCCCCTGGAGACCCTCGCGAATGTCGGCCAACTCGGGGCGTTCAAGCATGAGGGCTTCTGGTACGCCATGGATACCTTGCGCGACAAGATCCGCCTTGAGGATTTGTGGGCCTCGGGCAAGGCCCCCTGGAAGGTTTGGTAA
- a CDS encoding FkbM family methyltransferase, giving the protein MLNDFIYNKCLETGAAFPDIPVQAVETYGQCGEDIIVLSMVRVVARKKKCSFANKMYVEIGANHPFATSATFMMHSQLKINGLLVEANKALVGALKRLRPYDIVVYGAVQEKDVETTLFSISNLSEISFLDQSFVTSWGNGLSREVERIEVPALRINTLLQEHGQGRDIVFLSIDIEGYDLFVLSDLDFMLYRPWVIQIEPSDRHIPNNSEEIIHFLVEKGYKLIAQTSVNLIFLEASLA; this is encoded by the coding sequence ATGCTGAACGATTTTATTTACAATAAATGCCTGGAGACTGGCGCGGCCTTTCCCGATATCCCCGTGCAAGCTGTGGAAACCTATGGCCAATGCGGCGAGGATATCATCGTGTTATCGATGGTGAGAGTCGTGGCCAGAAAAAAGAAGTGCAGCTTTGCAAATAAGATGTATGTGGAGATTGGGGCAAACCATCCATTCGCCACCAGCGCCACCTTCATGATGCATTCCCAATTGAAGATCAATGGCCTTCTTGTGGAGGCGAACAAAGCACTTGTCGGTGCCCTCAAGCGATTGAGGCCCTATGATATCGTAGTTTATGGCGCAGTACAAGAAAAGGATGTAGAAACAACATTGTTTTCAATCTCGAACCTGTCGGAAATATCTTTTTTGGATCAATCGTTCGTAACGAGTTGGGGCAATGGGCTGAGCAGGGAAGTCGAGCGAATCGAGGTGCCGGCGCTGAGGATCAACACGCTTTTGCAAGAACATGGGCAGGGCAGGGACATTGTCTTTTTGTCCATCGATATCGAAGGATACGATTTGTTCGTCTTAAGCGATCTGGATTTTATGCTCTACCGCCCCTGGGTTATCCAGATCGAGCCGTCCGATCGACACATCCCAAACAATTCCGAAGAAATAATTCATTTCCTTGTCGAAAAGGGCTACAAGCTGATTGCCCAGACGAGTGTAAACCTGATCTTTCTGGAGGCAAGCTTGGCCTAG
- a CDS encoding recombinase family protein has product MANIAYIRISTPRQDIMTQKLAILEYANREALTVDAFVEVETSSRRDTRTRRIDEILDLVAPGDTLIVSELSRLGRSTVEVLLICEELSRRQTRLVAVRQGLDFARQDLTTKVMLTVLGLAAELERDFISERTKMGLDRARASGKKIGRPKGATGKSKLDNHKEEVLRLLAAKAPYAVIARLVGCSPATVSRYVATRALAAKASGEAGPRQP; this is encoded by the coding sequence ATGGCCAACATCGCTTATATTCGGATATCGACCCCCCGCCAGGATATCATGACGCAAAAATTGGCCATCCTTGAATACGCGAACAGGGAGGCCCTGACCGTGGACGCCTTCGTGGAAGTCGAAACCAGCTCCCGCCGCGACACCCGAACCAGGAGAATCGACGAGATCCTCGATCTCGTGGCCCCGGGCGATACCCTCATCGTGTCGGAACTTTCCAGGCTTGGGCGGTCCACGGTGGAGGTCCTGCTGATCTGCGAGGAACTGTCCCGGCGGCAAACGCGGCTGGTTGCCGTCAGGCAAGGCCTGGACTTCGCCAGGCAGGACCTGACGACCAAGGTCATGCTGACGGTTCTGGGCCTCGCTGCGGAACTGGAACGCGACTTCATTTCCGAAAGAACGAAGATGGGGCTCGACCGGGCGCGAGCCTCGGGCAAGAAGATCGGGCGTCCCAAGGGCGCCACGGGAAAATCGAAACTCGACAACCACAAGGAGGAAGTGCTGCGACTGCTGGCGGCCAAGGCGCCGTATGCCGTCATCGCCCGTCTGGTCGGATGCAGCCCGGCGACCGTGAGCCGCTATGTCGCCACTCGGGCGCTGGCGGCCAAGGCCAGCGGCGAGGCCGGGCCGCGGCAGCCTTGA
- the rfbG gene encoding CDP-glucose 4,6-dehydratase, which yields MLDSFYRGRRVCVTGHTGFKGGWLSDWLTFLGARVQGISLDPPSSPNYFNAVGLADRVIDARIDICEAKAVSAALASFEPEIVFHLAAQPLVRRSYAEAVETFDTNVMGTARILEAVRATPSVRVVVVVTSDKCYENREWPWAYRENDPMGGHDPYSASKGCCELLVNAWRRSFFQGPGAPRLASARAGNVIGGGDWGADRLVPDCVRAFGAGETLRIRSPQAVRPWQHVLEAVSGYLLLAKRLWDEPRLATGWNFGPVDPDSWTVEQVVRQVAACFGRGEYCVDAGEKLHEAHWLRLDASRAVLELGWRPRLSVAEAIAMTMDWHKAHARGESACALHALTMAQIEAYCAH from the coding sequence ATGCTGGACTCTTTTTATCGAGGCCGTCGCGTTTGCGTCACCGGGCATACCGGGTTCAAGGGGGGCTGGCTATCCGACTGGCTCACGTTCCTGGGCGCCCGGGTCCAGGGGATATCCCTGGACCCGCCCAGTTCCCCCAACTACTTCAACGCAGTCGGACTCGCCGACAGAGTGATCGATGCGCGGATCGACATCTGTGAGGCCAAGGCCGTTTCGGCGGCCTTGGCCTCTTTCGAGCCGGAAATCGTCTTTCACTTGGCTGCCCAACCTCTTGTGCGCCGTTCCTATGCCGAGGCAGTCGAAACGTTTGATACCAACGTCATGGGGACAGCCCGGATTCTCGAGGCTGTGCGGGCCACGCCTTCCGTGCGGGTGGTGGTCGTCGTCACGTCGGACAAATGCTACGAAAACCGTGAATGGCCCTGGGCGTATCGGGAAAACGATCCCATGGGCGGCCATGATCCGTACAGCGCCTCCAAGGGGTGTTGCGAGTTGCTGGTCAACGCGTGGCGCCGGTCGTTTTTCCAAGGCCCAGGCGCACCGCGCCTCGCCTCGGCCCGGGCCGGCAACGTCATTGGCGGCGGCGATTGGGGCGCCGACCGGCTGGTCCCCGATTGCGTACGGGCTTTTGGCGCCGGGGAAACACTCCGCATTCGCTCGCCCCAGGCCGTCCGACCCTGGCAGCATGTGCTTGAGGCCGTTTCCGGCTATTTGCTCCTTGCCAAGCGGTTGTGGGATGAACCGCGTCTGGCCACGGGCTGGAACTTCGGTCCCGTCGACCCCGATTCCTGGACGGTGGAGCAAGTGGTGCGCCAAGTCGCCGCCTGCTTTGGACGCGGGGAATACTGCGTGGATGCCGGAGAAAAGCTCCATGAGGCCCATTGGCTGCGGCTGGACGCCAGCCGAGCTGTGTTGGAACTGGGCTGGCGTCCGCGGCTCAGCGTCGCAGAGGCCATTGCCATGACCATGGACTGGCACAAGGCCCACGCCAGGGGAGAAAGCGCTTGCGCGCTTCACGCCTTGACCATGGCGCAAATCGAGGCCTATTGCGCGCACTGA
- a CDS encoding radical SAM protein — protein sequence MQALLRLDITNNCNLRCKSCQAYAAVAKGAIDCLDFDLFRRQTQGQLDDWRSVQLGNTAEPTIHPEFARFITYFQEAYSGKLTIITNGTTLKKYAPLLNRKKCAVGVSLDSVVPETYAKIRRGASLGHVLEGLALLDRSVVDVSASFTLMRSNIEEFESMLEFCKHNDITMHFQPMSMRRFVAPQGDFISLDHMLECLLFYPETVRAWLEKYKEYPEDAMPSNAGARSRSCQAHYDDLLMFSDGSAMLCFKKKHPGLAQSSLRDIFFSEEYEAFRGEIDKNRIHCRYCIYNIQCRHSFMDQVEAYFDATIMGCLKQAGAGFLDIHHKATTAERIPRFIDVVSRDISCIHVERNGSEFHGFEAGRLDAGSARALNHESNLLESIDEGALIRADTVSGFYQQISEEASFNKIASYIRNNGKKTVIWGTSGKFKMKWEQFHLDNPFGLEFLYFIDSDMRKWKATVHGLPVCGPDHLRTDVPDIIIIASTYVSEISKQIQDVLPKDAHRILRVA from the coding sequence ATGCAAGCGTTGCTGCGTCTCGATATAACGAACAATTGCAACCTGCGCTGCAAATCGTGCCAGGCCTATGCCGCCGTGGCCAAAGGGGCGATCGACTGCCTCGATTTCGACTTGTTCCGACGGCAAACCCAGGGACAGCTCGACGACTGGCGGTCCGTGCAATTGGGGAATACCGCCGAGCCGACCATCCATCCGGAGTTCGCTCGATTCATCACGTATTTTCAAGAAGCGTATTCGGGAAAACTGACCATTATCACCAACGGGACGACGCTAAAGAAGTACGCGCCCCTCCTGAACAGGAAGAAGTGTGCGGTCGGTGTGTCGTTGGATTCTGTCGTTCCGGAAACATATGCGAAAATTCGTCGCGGTGCGTCGCTGGGCCATGTCCTGGAGGGCCTGGCGCTGCTGGATAGAAGCGTCGTCGATGTGTCGGCCTCGTTCACGTTGATGCGCTCGAACATCGAAGAATTTGAGTCCATGCTGGAATTTTGCAAGCATAACGATATCACGATGCATTTTCAGCCGATGTCCATGCGGCGATTCGTTGCGCCGCAGGGTGATTTCATCTCGCTGGACCATATGCTGGAATGTCTTTTGTTTTATCCGGAGACAGTGAGGGCTTGGCTGGAAAAATATAAAGAATACCCGGAAGACGCCATGCCAAGCAACGCCGGGGCAAGAAGCCGATCCTGCCAAGCGCATTACGACGATCTCCTGATGTTTTCCGATGGGTCAGCAATGCTGTGCTTCAAAAAGAAGCATCCCGGCCTTGCGCAGTCTTCCTTGCGGGATATATTCTTCAGCGAAGAATATGAAGCTTTCCGTGGCGAGATCGATAAAAACCGAATCCATTGCCGGTATTGCATTTACAATATCCAATGTCGCCATTCTTTCATGGATCAGGTGGAAGCCTATTTTGATGCGACAATAATGGGTTGCTTGAAACAAGCTGGCGCCGGTTTTCTTGATATTCACCACAAGGCTACGACTGCGGAACGCATCCCGCGGTTCATCGATGTGGTGAGCCGGGACATAAGTTGCATCCATGTCGAAAGAAATGGTTCTGAATTTCATGGTTTTGAAGCCGGACGCCTGGATGCGGGGTCCGCCCGCGCCTTGAACCACGAAAGCAATTTGCTGGAATCGATCGATGAAGGCGCGTTGATACGGGCGGACACGGTTTCAGGCTTCTACCAGCAGATAAGCGAAGAGGCGTCTTTTAATAAAATTGCAAGCTATATCCGCAACAATGGGAAGAAAACCGTCATCTGGGGCACCAGTGGAAAATTCAAGATGAAATGGGAACAATTCCATCTGGACAATCCGTTCGGCTTGGAGTTCCTGTATTTCATCGATTCCGACATGCGCAAATGGAAGGCCACCGTTCATGGCCTACCGGTCTGCGGCCCGGACCACCTCCGAACGGATGTTCCGGACATCATCATCATCGCCTCGACCTATGTTTCCGAAATTTCGAAACAAATCCAAGATGTCCTGCCCAAGGACGCGCACAGGATCCTCCGCGTCGCCTAG
- a CDS encoding sugar phosphate nucleotidyltransferase — MLRQVLILAGGRGTRLGALTDTVPKPMLDVGGRPFLEYLLWNLRRFGLDNIVLSTGYRAEAIESHFGDGREWGVAVACSREARPLGTGGGVRQALPLLDEAFFVLNGDTLFDCNYLDLALLLEGGAKAALALRQVGDASRYGSVSCDGVRVTRFGEKRQGGPGLISAGVYALTRQAAALLPPGESSIEQFLFPALAARGELAAKAYPGFFLDIGLPETLAQAGRVLPAWRRKPGVFFDCAVLLPGDAGSSPRPEGDPFAPGAVEAVKWCNDGGYLVMAVDSRPGQGERAGFSPWMREALRRRGAHLDAVYRAREASGGGGPVRQALEEWGMAAAASLLVAGDAAGLAGAASCGVSGRVFAGGSLLDCVREGLAPS, encoded by the coding sequence ATGCTGCGACAAGTGCTCATCTTGGCCGGTGGGCGCGGCACGCGCTTGGGCGCGTTGACGGACACCGTGCCCAAACCCATGCTGGACGTGGGCGGCAGGCCGTTTCTCGAATACCTGTTGTGGAACCTGCGCCGCTTCGGCCTGGACAACATCGTCCTGTCCACGGGCTACCGCGCCGAAGCCATCGAGTCCCATTTCGGGGATGGCCGGGAGTGGGGCGTTGCCGTCGCCTGCAGCCGCGAAGCGCGCCCGTTGGGCACGGGCGGCGGCGTGCGGCAGGCCTTGCCGCTTCTGGACGAGGCCTTTTTCGTGCTCAACGGCGACACGCTTTTCGACTGCAACTACCTCGATCTGGCCCTGCTGCTGGAGGGCGGCGCAAAGGCCGCCCTGGCCCTGCGCCAGGTGGGCGACGCCTCCCGCTACGGCAGTGTCAGCTGTGACGGCGTCCGGGTGACGCGCTTTGGCGAAAAGCGCCAGGGCGGCCCGGGCCTGATCAGCGCCGGCGTCTACGCCCTGACGCGGCAGGCGGCGGCGCTTTTGCCCCCTGGGGAAAGTTCCATCGAGCAGTTCCTCTTTCCCGCCCTGGCCGCGCGCGGGGAACTGGCGGCCAAGGCCTATCCGGGGTTTTTCCTGGATATCGGCCTGCCGGAGACACTGGCCCAGGCCGGACGCGTGCTGCCCGCCTGGCGGCGCAAGCCCGGCGTCTTTTTCGATTGCGCGGTCTTGCTGCCCGGGGATGCCGGGTCATCGCCCCGGCCGGAAGGCGACCCCTTTGCCCCGGGGGCCGTGGAGGCCGTGAAGTGGTGCAACGATGGCGGCTATCTGGTCATGGCCGTGGACAGCCGGCCAGGGCAGGGCGAGAGGGCGGGGTTTTCGCCTTGGATGCGGGAGGCGTTGCGGCGACGGGGCGCCCACCTGGACGCGGTGTATCGCGCAAGGGAAGCGTCCGGGGGGGGCGGCCCGGTGCGGCAGGCCCTGGAGGAATGGGGCATGGCGGCGGCGGCAAGCCTGCTGGTGGCCGGCGATGCGGCCGGCCTTGCCGGCGCGGCTTCGTGCGGCGTGTCCGGCCGGGTGTTCGCCGGCGGCAGCCTGCTGGATTGCGTGCGGGAAGGCCTTGCCCCGTCGTGA